Genomic DNA from Bacteroidales bacterium:
CTTTCCCATATTTTTTTAAATAAAAAGAATTAATAGACAAACAACAATAGCAAAAAATGCAACTCCTTCGATAAGAGCAGCAGCTACAATCATATTCGAACGAATGTCGCCAGCTACTTCGGGTTGACGTGATATGGCTTGCATTGCATTACCGCCAATGTTGCCAATTCCTAAACCTGCACCGATAACAGCAATGCCAGCACCGATACCGGCTCCCATTTTTGCTAAAGCTACGTTTGCTAATGCTTGTAAAATAACAGTTAATGTAATCATAAAATATATAATTTAGTGGGTTTCAGCATGATTATGATGTTCTTCAACGGCCATTCCAAAGAATATTGCCGACAGAAGAGTGAAAACATAGGCTTGAATAAAAGCTACCAATAATTCTAATAAAGACATAAAAACAGCGAAAGTTACAGAAAGAACTGAAATGCCGTATCCTAAGCCTACATTCATAGAACCAAAAATAAATATTAAGCTGAAGAAACCAAGTGCAATGATATGTCCTGCAGTGATGTTTGCAAATAAACGGACCATCAATACAAAAGGTTTGGTAAAGACTCCGATAAGTTCGATAATAGGCATTAAAGGAAGCGGAATTTTTAACCACCAAGGAACACCAGGAGCATTGAAAATATGTAACCAATAATATTTATTTGCGCTAAAGGTTGTGATAAAAAATGTAAATAATGCTAATACCATGGTAACTGCTATGTTGCCAGTTAAATTAACTCCGCCTGGGAAAATAGGTATTAAACCCATGAGGTTAGAAAAGAAAATAAAAAAGAAAACAGTTAAAAGGTAGGGCATAAATTTAGTGTATTTATGTCCTAGTGATGGCTTGGCAATGTCATCGCGCACAAACAAGATAAGGGGTTCAACCCAGGAGGCTATTTTTTTAGGTGCTTTATTTGGATTTTTCTTGTAATAATTAGCCGTTGAGATAAATACGAGTAGAAGCAACAAAGCAATTATAATTAATTCAACCACGTTTTTAGTAATAGATAAATCGAGTGGAAGTTTTGCATTGCCATCTATTTCATTATTTTCATCGACTTCAACAATTTTTCCTTTAAAATTACCTTCTTTGCAAAGCATTAAGCCATTATGGGGTTCATGACCATGATGAAACGATGAAGATAAAAAGAAATGCCATTTTTGTTGTTTATAGCTATAAACAATAATGGGAAGCGGTATACTAATATGGGTTTCTCCGAGTGTGGCAATATGCCATTCGTGATCGTCTAATATGTGGTCAATGATGAATTCGCCTGGTTTAAAATTGCTTGTTTCATGAGTTGTAGAATCTATTTTTTCTTCGTTTGCAAATACACAATTTAAGGATAGAAACATTGAAAAGATGAACGATATAACTAAAATCAAGCGTTTATTCCACATGAAAATTCTCGTTTTTTTATT
This window encodes:
- the atpE gene encoding ATP synthase F0 subunit C, producing MTLTVILQALANVALAKMGAGIGAGIAVIGAGLGIGNIGGNAMQAISRQPEVAGDIRSNMIVAAALIEGVAFFAIVVCLLILFI
- the atpB gene encoding F0F1 ATP synthase subunit A; protein product: MWNKRLILVISFIFSMFLSLNCVFANEEKIDSTTHETSNFKPGEFIIDHILDDHEWHIATLGETHISIPLPIIVYSYKQQKWHFFLSSSFHHGHEPHNGLMLCKEGNFKGKIVEVDENNEIDGNAKLPLDLSITKNVVELIIIALLLLLVFISTANYYKKNPNKAPKKIASWVEPLILFVRDDIAKPSLGHKYTKFMPYLLTVFFFIFFSNLMGLIPIFPGGVNLTGNIAVTMVLALFTFFITTFSANKYYWLHIFNAPGVPWWLKIPLPLMPIIELIGVFTKPFVLMVRLFANITAGHIIALGFFSLIFIFGSMNVGLGYGISVLSVTFAVFMSLLELLVAFIQAYVFTLLSAIFFGMAVEEHHNHAETH